One part of the Nematostella vectensis chromosome 8, jaNemVect1.1, whole genome shotgun sequence genome encodes these proteins:
- the LOC5519335 gene encoding ankyrin repeat domain-containing protein 45 has protein sequence MGKSLFDFATEGDIDSIRQLFEDPESPYVTDASTELNKRNPDGKSAIDLAAMLGRNEVVRELLERGAEVNSKTKKGYTCLHIAACWGQVGCLKALVASGADLQIRNAHGERAREAATRYNKVDCIEYLDKAEAQFELKALITSTKETIADPDKHMGRFTKDDRVSGNRYCDEKSEWLENNADTASLEEIVKQKEDLAGVLQPILSKLEDIENGNNSKDAKK, from the exons ATGGGAAAAAGTCTGTTTGATTTTGCCACAGAAGGGGATATAGATAGCATAAGGCAACTTTTCGAGGATCCGGAGAGTCCCTATGTCACAGATGCCAGCACCGAGCTTAATAAGAGAAATCCGGATGGCAAGTCCGCCATAGACCTTGCCGCCATGTTGGGAAGAAACGAAGTCGTTCGAGAACTTTTAGAGCGCGGTGCTGAAGTCAACAGCAAAACTAAGAAAG GTTACACTTGCTTGCATATTGCTGCATGTTGGGGTCAAGTTGGCTGTTTGAAGGCTCTTGTTGCAAGTGGTGCTGACTTGCAAATCCGAAATGCTCATGGGGAGCGTGCAAGGGAAGCTGCCACCCGGTATAATAAAGTGGATTGCATAGAGTACCTTGATAAAGCCG AGGCTCAGTTTGAACTCAAAGCTTTGATAACATCAACAAAGGAGACGATAGCAGACCCTGATAAGCACATGGGGCGCTTTACTAAAGATGACAGG GTGAGTGGAAATCGTTACTGTGATGAGAAATCTGAATGGCTAGAAAACAACGCTGACACTGCATCCCTAGAAGAGATTGTCAAGCAGAAAGAAGACTTGGCAGGGGTGTTGCAGCCAATTCTGAGTAAACTAGAAGACATTGAAAATGGCAATAATTCCAAGGATGCAAAGAAATAA
- the LOC5519334 gene encoding kelch-like protein 20 — MESGSAAFELGYFSGSPHCGNSAKTTNTVTKTVMKHISDRHPKQTLDSLEALRQCEELCDVVIKVGSSTIHAHRVVLAACSPYFRAMFTREMAESRQAEITIRDVDESAMNLLITFAYTASITIEETNVQTLLPAACLLQLTEIQEICCEFLKRQLDPSNCLGIRAFADTHSCRDLLRVADLFTQHNFQEVMESEEFLLLPFAQLVDILSSDELNVRSEEQVFYAVMNWMKYNVTERRAYLSHILQHVRLPLLGPKFLVGVVGTDGLIKSDETCRDLVDEAKNYLLLPEQRLLMQGPRTRPRKPTKCTEVIFAVGGWCSGDAISSVERYDPQTSEWKMVATMMKRRCGVGVTVLDNLLYAVGGHDGSSYLNSVERYDPKTNQWSSEVAPTSTCRTSVGVAVLDGFMYAVGGQDGVSCLNIVEKYDPSENRWARVAPMSTRRLGVGVAVVDSFLYAIGGSDGTSPLNTVERYDPSCNKWVSVASMGTRRKHLGAAVFQDKLYVVGGRDDATELSSAERYDPKTNQWSPVVAMNSRRSGVGLAVVNGQLLAVGGFDGTTYLKTIEVFDTLTNQWKMSGGMNYRRLGGGVGVVRLPLSDTIGC, encoded by the exons ATGGAGTCGGGCTCGGCAGCATTTGAGCTGGGATACTTTTCAGGAAGTCCGCACTGTGGAAATTCTGCCAAGACAACAAATACCGTCACCAAAACCGTCATGAAACACATCTCAGATCGACATCCAAAACAGACGCTTGACTCGCTCGAAGCCCTTCGGCAGTGTGAGGAACTCTGTGATGTGGTGATAAAGGTCGGATCCAGCACCATTCACGCACATAGGGTTGTTTTAGCCGCATGTAGTCCGTATTTTCGGGCCATGTTTACGCGAGAAATGGCGGAGAGTCGCCAAGCTGAGATAACTATTCGTGATGTTGACGAAAGCGCCATGAATTTACTAATAACATTTGCATACACGGCCTCCATCACGATAGAGGAGACGAACGTTCAGACGCTATTGCCGGCTGCTTGTTTGCTTCAACTTACGGAGATTCAAGAAATATGTTGCGAATTTTTAAAACGTCAACTCGATCCATCAAATTGTTTGGGCATTCGTGCTTTTGCGGATACTCACTCGTGCCGGGACTTGCTTAGGGTGGCTGATTTATTTACGCAACATAATTTTCAAGAGGTAATGGAAAGCGAAGAGTTTCTACTCTTACCATTCGCACAActtgttgatattttgtcCAGTGATGAATTAAATGTGCGCTCTGAAGAACAAGTTTTTTATGCAGTGATGAACTGGATGAAATATAATGTCACTGAACGAAGGGCATATCTATCACATATTCTACAACATGTGAGACTGCCACTTTTAGGCCCAAAATTTTTAGTTGGTGTCGTTGGGACTGATGGTCTAATAAAAAGTGACGAAACATGCCGAGACCTTGTCGATGAAGCTAAAAATTACCTACTGTTACCAGAGCAACGACTTTTAATGCAGGGACCCAGAACAAGACCAAGAAAGCCTACAAAGTGCACAGAGGTTATTTTCGCGGTAGgagggtggtgtagtggtgatgcGATCAGTAGTGTCGAAAGATATGACCCTCAGACGTCCGAGTGGAAGATGGTTGCCACCATGATGAAACGTCGTTGTGGTGTTGGTGTCACGGTATTAGACAATCTGTTGTATGCTGTCGGGGGGCATGATGGCAGTAGCTACCTGAATAGTGTTGAGCGTTATGACCCCAAGACAAACCAATGGAGTAGTGAAGTGGCACCAACAAGCACTTGTAGAACAAGCGTAGGGGTTGCTGTGCTTGATGG GTTTATGTATGCTGTCGGGGGCCAAGATGGTGTCTCATGTCTAAACATTGTTGAGAAATATGACCCATCTGAGAATCGCTGGGCACGGGTTGCACCTATGAGCACCCGACGTCTCGGAGTGGGCGTGGCTGTTGTTGACAGCTTCCTTTATGCCATAGGAGGGTCAGATGGTACATCTCCATTAAACACTGTTGAACGGTATGACCCAAGCTGCAACAAATGGGTTTCTGTGGCATCAATGGGAACACGAAGGAAGCATCTAGGAGCAGCAGTTTTTCAAGATAAGCTTTATGTTG TTGGTGGTCGAGATGATGCGACAGAGCTGAGCAGTGCCGAACGCTATGACCCCAAAACCAATCAGTGGTCACCAGTAGTAGCCATGAACTCTCGCCGCAGTGGTGTAGGACTTGCTGTTGTAAATGGCCAGCTACTTGCTGTTGGGGGTTTTGATGGAACAACCTACTTAAAAACAATTGAGGTGTTTGACACCCTGACTAATCAATGGAAGATGTCAGGGGGTATGAACTATCGGAGACTGGGAGGTGGTGTAGGTGTTGTAAGGTTACCATTGAGTGATACTATAGGCTGCTAG
- the LOC116603163 gene encoding cilia- and flagella-associated protein 157 isoform X2 has translation MPPKKKGKKSGKKGKKSGRKSAKKSASAAPSTEMLTELSKEFFLIQIRDLEERLSRYQKKCDELELGNHDYKSQYEQQTTDKKEIVSFLKKQLEQRADEIADLQDRLIGLQQAKDAEKDQFEVQLATLRTEMQEIKDQLTSENMVLGGKLASLEEFRVQKEDLMAKFAKMEEELENQQKEHKEVIYNLERKAVVDKDRLKKEMVLRLNQVAAEFRKVSNKQMAETTKRTIRENVSINAQLAKMSDKTMELIQENDELRAKEKKQKLQIDMLEHNEKELARKNSSNQKIIRMLAEKSKQQEQMLQEYEEQQTGQGAVESEVQLLRAQVNSIKDELKTTYDQKESLDTELTKVKKDRDIVMKTKDNLVSILSGAAGTLKVSLVPPADDSLYGKVDAEMQRDTIVQTLLGILNRAAEYGVGPSTRDFVPQERTRGYSSPSPDIGRHIYRKKEPTTPLTKGSTLKSKT, from the exons ATGCCTCCgaaaaagaaaggaaagaaGAGTGGTaagaaaggaaagaaaagtgGGCGAAAGAGCGCCAAAAAGTCCGCATCTGCGGCGCCATCTACAGAAATGTTGACCGAACTATCCAAGGAGTTTTTCTTGATCCAAATTCGCGATCTTGAGGAACGATTATCAAGATATCAGAAAAAGTGCGACGAGTTAGAGCTGGGAAATCACGATTACAAGTCTCAGTACGAGCAGCAAACGactgataaaaaagaaatcgtGTCTTTCCTCAAGAAACAACTCGAACAACGAGCAGATGAAATCGCCGACTTACAAGACCGGCTAATCGGGCTTCAGCAGGCGAAAGATGCCGAAAAGGATCAATTTGAGGTTCAACTAGCGACTCTTAGGACTGAAATGCAGGAGATCAAAGACCAGTTAACGTCTGAGAACATGGTACTTGGAGGGAAGCTGGCTTCATTAGAGGAATTCCGTGTTCAGAAAGAGGATTTAATGGCTAAGTTTGCTAAGATGGAAGAAGAACTCGAGAATCAACAGAAAGAGCATAAGGAGGTCATCTATAACTTGGAGAGAAAAGCTGTTGTCGACAAAGACAG GTTGAAGAAAGAAATGGTCCTGCGACTAAACCAAGTTGCTGCAGAGTTTCGTAAAGTCTCCAACAAGCAAATGGCAGAAACAACAAAGAGAACAATACGCGAGAATGTTTCAATCAATGCACAGCTCGCAAAGATGTCAGACAAGACTATGGAACTTATTCAAGAGAATGATGAGCTGCGGGccaaagaaaagaaacaaaagctTCAAATTGACATGCTCGAGCACAATGAGAAAGAGCTAGCCAGGAAAAACAGCAGTAATCAAAAG ATCATTCGGATGTTGGCAGAGAAATCTAAACAGCAGGAGCAGATGCTACAGGAGTATGAAGAGCAGCAGACGGGCCAAGGCGCAGTAGAGAGTGAAGTACAGCTACTAAGGGCACAGGTTAACAGCATCAAGGATGAACTTAAG ACCACATATGACCAAAAGGAGTCACTTGACACAGAGCTCACCAAGGTCAAAAAGGATCGGGACATAGTGATGAAGACCAAGGATAACCTGGTCAGCATTCTATCGGGTGCTGCAGGGACACTTAAGGTCTCCCTTGTG CCTCCTGCAGATGACAGTCTTTATGGCAAAGTTGATGCAGAAATGCAGCGTGACACTATTGTTCAAACCCTGCTTGGAATACTGAACAGGGCTGCCGAGTATGGCGTTGGCCCTAGCACCAGAGACTTTGTGCCCCAGGAGCGAACAAGAGGGTATTCCAGTCCAAGTCCTGATATTGGCAGGCACATATACAGAAAGAAAGA ACCGACTACCCCTCTTACCAAAGGTTCAACATTGAAATCTAAGActtga
- the LOC116603163 gene encoding cilia- and flagella-associated protein 157 isoform X1, giving the protein MPPKKKGKKSGKKGKKSGRKSAKKSASAAPSTEMLTELSKEFFLIQIRDLEERLSRYQKKCDELELGNHDYKSQYEQQTTDKKEIVSFLKKQLEQRADEIADLQDRLIGLQQAKDAEKDQFEVQLATLRTEMQEIKDQLTSENMVLGGKLASLEEFRVQKEDLMAKFAKMEEELENQQKEHKEVIYNLERKAVVDKDRLKKEMVLRLNQVAAEFRKVSNKQMAETTKRTIRENVSINAQLAKMSDKTMELIQENDELRAKEKKQKLQIDMLEHNEKELARKNSSNQKIIRMLAEKSKQQEQMLQEYEEQQTGQGAVESEVQLLRAQVNSIKDELKTTYDQKESLDTELTKVKKDRDIVMKTKDNLVSILSGAAGTLKVSLVPPADDSLYGKVDAEMQRDTIVQTLLGILNRAAEYGVGPSTRDFVPQERTRGYSSPSPDIGRHIYRKKEPTTPLTKGSTAAVMRPLPHYKLGDLGIVPRANAKMGDNQRAASPLHHPPPSKKTKSVGVQTISAQKAMFFADQLLSRRSNSSSAHSFSRPDLNTTGSLRTELPISQHSRTKILS; this is encoded by the exons ATGCCTCCgaaaaagaaaggaaagaaGAGTGGTaagaaaggaaagaaaagtgGGCGAAAGAGCGCCAAAAAGTCCGCATCTGCGGCGCCATCTACAGAAATGTTGACCGAACTATCCAAGGAGTTTTTCTTGATCCAAATTCGCGATCTTGAGGAACGATTATCAAGATATCAGAAAAAGTGCGACGAGTTAGAGCTGGGAAATCACGATTACAAGTCTCAGTACGAGCAGCAAACGactgataaaaaagaaatcgtGTCTTTCCTCAAGAAACAACTCGAACAACGAGCAGATGAAATCGCCGACTTACAAGACCGGCTAATCGGGCTTCAGCAGGCGAAAGATGCCGAAAAGGATCAATTTGAGGTTCAACTAGCGACTCTTAGGACTGAAATGCAGGAGATCAAAGACCAGTTAACGTCTGAGAACATGGTACTTGGAGGGAAGCTGGCTTCATTAGAGGAATTCCGTGTTCAGAAAGAGGATTTAATGGCTAAGTTTGCTAAGATGGAAGAAGAACTCGAGAATCAACAGAAAGAGCATAAGGAGGTCATCTATAACTTGGAGAGAAAAGCTGTTGTCGACAAAGACAG GTTGAAGAAAGAAATGGTCCTGCGACTAAACCAAGTTGCTGCAGAGTTTCGTAAAGTCTCCAACAAGCAAATGGCAGAAACAACAAAGAGAACAATACGCGAGAATGTTTCAATCAATGCACAGCTCGCAAAGATGTCAGACAAGACTATGGAACTTATTCAAGAGAATGATGAGCTGCGGGccaaagaaaagaaacaaaagctTCAAATTGACATGCTCGAGCACAATGAGAAAGAGCTAGCCAGGAAAAACAGCAGTAATCAAAAG ATCATTCGGATGTTGGCAGAGAAATCTAAACAGCAGGAGCAGATGCTACAGGAGTATGAAGAGCAGCAGACGGGCCAAGGCGCAGTAGAGAGTGAAGTACAGCTACTAAGGGCACAGGTTAACAGCATCAAGGATGAACTTAAG ACCACATATGACCAAAAGGAGTCACTTGACACAGAGCTCACCAAGGTCAAAAAGGATCGGGACATAGTGATGAAGACCAAGGATAACCTGGTCAGCATTCTATCGGGTGCTGCAGGGACACTTAAGGTCTCCCTTGTG CCTCCTGCAGATGACAGTCTTTATGGCAAAGTTGATGCAGAAATGCAGCGTGACACTATTGTTCAAACCCTGCTTGGAATACTGAACAGGGCTGCCGAGTATGGCGTTGGCCCTAGCACCAGAGACTTTGTGCCCCAGGAGCGAACAAGAGGGTATTCCAGTCCAAGTCCTGATATTGGCAGGCACATATACAGAAAGAAAGA ACCGACTACCCCTCTTACCAAAGGTTCAACAGCTGCCGTCATGCGACCACTCCCGCACTACAAGCTAGGCGATCTTGGGATCGTCCCGCGCGCGAATGCCAAGATGGGTGATAATCAGAGGGCAGCATCGCCTTTGCACCACCCCCCTCCTAGCAAAAAGACTAAGAGCGTTGGTGTACAGACGATCAGTGCACAAAAG gCTATGTTCTTTGCCGATCAGCTGCTTTCTCGTCGGAGTAATTCATCCTCAGCTCACTCTTTCTCTCGCCCGGATTTAAACACCACAGGGAGCCTACGCACAGAGCTGCCAATCAGTCAGCACTCAAGAACAAAGATTTTATCATAA
- the LOC5519370 gene encoding endophilin-A3, with protein MASRFAGLKKQINKANQYVSEKMGSAEGTKMEDEFIEMERKTDALIELVANLTPKTKEYLQPNATYNAKVKMHMTQPDEKYPYTEGLMGDVMMLAGQEIGQVGKGSDYAAALLDFAGALHELAETRHELDEKVHSNFLGPLHDLEANDLKELTFNRKKLQGRRLDYDCKKRKGNKVSIEEIKTAQFKFEESKNLCKQGMAKLLGNEMDMIEQLCQLVVDMLEYHKKSTESLEIAMSQLNKRIVNARRNQAEAEASAPKQAPEEPENVPEQHEKAPESDEEQGNGETSAKGTNPLAKSSDSDKLKPSCKAKFDYKAKKEGELSFTEGQIITLSGKRDDEWYEGTLDGKFGIFPSALVQILTDLPAEEATK; from the coding sequence ATGGCGAGTCGTTTCGCAGGGCTTAAGAAGCAAATAAACAAAGCGAATCAGTATGTAAGCGAGAAGATGGGGTCAGCCGAAGGCACGAAAATGGAGGACGAATTCATCGAGATGGAGCGAAAAACCGATGCATTGATTGAGCTTGTAGCGAACCTAACCCCGAAGACGAAGGAGTATCTTCAACCAAACGCCACATACAATGCGAAGGTAAAAATGCACATGACTCAACCAGACGAGAAGTATCCGTATACTGAGGGTCTAATGGGAGATGTGATGATGCTGGCTGGTCAAGAGATAGGGCAAGTTGGTAAAGGCAGCGACTACGCTGCCGCTTTGTTGGATTTTGCGGGAGCACTACACGAATTAGCTGAGACAAGGCACGAGTTAGACGAAAAAGTTCATTCCAATTTCCTTGGACCGCTCCATGATCTAGAAGCGAATGATTTGAAGGAACTGACGTTTAATAGGAAGAAGTTGCAGGGAAGAAGGTTGGATTATGATTGTAAAAAGCGTAAAGGGAATAAGGTCTCTATCGAGGAAATTAAGACAGCGCAGTTCAAGTTCGAGGAATCGAAGAATCTGTGCAAGCAAGGAATGGCGAAGCTGTTAGGCAACGAGATGGATATGATTGAACAGCTTTGTCAGCTTGTTGTTGATATGCTAGAGTATCATAAGAAATCTACCGAGTCCTTAGAGATTGCAATGTCTCAACTGAACAAGAGGATTGTCAACGCAAGACGAAACCAGGCCGAAGCCGAGGCGAGTGCCCCAAAACAAGCACCTGAAGAACCCGAAAACGTACCGGAACAGCACGAGAAGGCACCGGAAAGTGACGAGGAGCAGGGAAACGGGGAAACTTCTGCCAAAGGCACGAATCCTTTGGCAAAAAGCTCGGATTCCGACAAGCTGAAACCTAGCTGCAAAGCGAAGTTTGACTACAAGGCAAAGAAGGAGGGAGAGCTGAGCTTCACTGAAGGACAGATCATAACGCTATCCGGGAAGAGGGATGATGAATGGTACGAAGGCACTCTTGACGGCAAATTTGGCATTTTCCCATCTGCTTTAGTCCAGATCCTCACAGATTTACCGGCTGAGGAAGCAACAAAGTAA
- the LOC5519336 gene encoding grpE protein homolog 1, mitochondrial: protein MMLRSSRRILQAVSSLAEENLSYRLLETLRKPPCFLSTTATRSSSQSTNSTTEESRSGAEPSESENCSELEAKLAKKDKYIEERDKLVTELEDKYKRSLAENQNVLQRSQKMVEEARLFAIRGFSKDLLEIADILEKATTSVPKEELDKNSHLKNLFEGLTMTEAQLHKVFNKNGLEKMNPEGEKFNPHFHEAVFQFDAPDKEDGTVAVVQKIGYTLNGITLRPALVGVVKKST, encoded by the exons ATGATGTTGAGGTCTTCTCGCCGTATCCTTCAAGCTGTTTCTAGCCTCGCCGAGGAAAATCTGAGTTATCGACTTCTGGAAACGCTTCGAAAGCCGCCTTGTTTTCTGTCTACTACCGCTACCCGATCAAGTAGTCAATCGACAAATTCCACGACGGAAGAATCCCGAAGCGGCGCTGAGCCCTCAGAAAGTGAAAACTGTAGCGAATTGGAGGCTAAATTGGCAAAGAAAGACAAGTATATAGAGGAAAGAGATAAACTCGTCACAGAACTTGAG GATAAATACAAGCGCTCCTTGGCAGAGAATCAGAATGTTCTTCAGCGCAGCCAAAAAATGGTTGAGGAAGCACGTCTGTTTGCCATTCGAGGCTTCTCTAAAGATTTGCTAGAAATTGCTGACATCTTGGAAAAAGCAACCACATCTGTGCCCAAAGAAGAGCTTGACAAGAACTCCCATCTAAAGAATCTGTTTGAGGGGCTTACTATGACGGAGGCTCAGCTTCACAAGGTATTCAACAAGAATGGCCTAGAAAAGATGAATCCAGAGGGGGAGAAGTTCAACCCTCATTTCCATGAGGCTGTCTTCCAATTTGATGCTCCTGACAAGGAAGATGGTACTGTCGCTGTTGTGCAAAAAATTGGTTACACTTTGAATGGTATAACATTAAGGCCAGCACTTGTTGGTGTTGTCAAGAAAAGCACTTAA